In a genomic window of Phragmites australis chromosome 14, lpPhrAust1.1, whole genome shotgun sequence:
- the LOC133891302 gene encoding NDR1/HIN1-like protein 10, with product MCGCCDDCGERVCCCIPYHVRENIKSCLILLAVVVVLAVIAAIVIVALVFGGPLRKVQITVEDASLTRFALVSTPTTALAYNLSIRLTVRNPNWAIAIKHDKPLEAAYSFDGQQFDRAKVADKGDKQGARKTVVYRLDTNSDGRSVALGNAGEAEFKKENATGVFEVEVKLTGKFKYTLRKTKCNIVATCPLKLQLAPPGTPALVFQKVKCKPEKQENKYC from the coding sequence ATGTGTGGCTGCTGCGACGACTGCGGCGAGAGGGTCTGCTGCTGCATCCCCTACCACGTCCGCGAGAACATCAAGAGCTGCCTCATCCTCCTCGCCGTTGTCGTCGTCCTCGCCGTCATTGCCGCCATCGTAATCGTCGCCCTCGTCTTCGGCGGTCCCCTCCGAAAAGTCCAGATCACCGTGGAAGACGCGTCCCTCACCCGCTTCGCCCTAGTCAGCACGCCCACGACGGCGCTCGCGTACAACCTCTCGATAAGGCTGACAGTGCGCAACCCCAACTGGGCCATCGCCATCAAGCACGACAAACCGTTGGAGGCCGCGTACAGCTTCGACGGGCAGCAGTTCGACCGTGCGAAGGTCGCCGACAAGGGTGACAAGCAGGGCGCCAGGAAGACGGTGGTGTACCGCCTCGACACAAACTCGGACGGCAGGAGCGTGGCGCTGGGCAACGCCGGCGAGGCCGAGTTCAAGAAGGAGAACGCGACGGGGGTGTTCGAGGTGGAGGTGAAGCTGACCGGCAAGTTCAAGTACACGTTGCGCAAGACCAAGTGCAACATCGTGGCCACCTGCCCGCTCAAGCTGCAGCTCGCGCCGCCGGGCACGCCGGCATTAGTGTTCCAAAAGGTCAAGTGCAAGCCCGAAAAGCAGGAGAATAAATACTGCTAG